A window from Haloarchaeobius amylolyticus encodes these proteins:
- a CDS encoding AbrB/MazE/SpoVT family DNA-binding domain-containing protein — protein MAVIVAAVAGIRTMSSDHGEPRIDTKGRMTIPRPVRDRLNLTAGNQVDIEVGTVVIKP, from the coding sequence ATGGCCGTGATCGTCGCCGCTGTCGCGGGAATCAGGACGATGAGCTCGGACCACGGCGAACCTCGAATCGACACGAAGGGCAGGATGACGATTCCGAGGCCGGTCCGCGACCGCCTCAATCTCACGGCCGGTAATCAGGTCGACATCGAGGTCGGGACGGTCGTGATCAAACCATAG